From Acidobacteriota bacterium, a single genomic window includes:
- a CDS encoding cystathionine gamma-lyase (catalyzes the formation of cysteine and 2-oxobutanoate from cystathionine): MRPATQVIRAGLQPKAQGKPFSPGVTFAGTYHASGDIAEIPYTYGRYHNPTWTQFESALAELEGGTAVSFASGMAAVAAVFGSTLKRGDILVMPSDSYYTTRLLADGFFSNIGVQVRRAPTAGDGLSKLLDGARLLWLETPANPGLDVCDIAALSEAAHRQNLLVAVDNTTATVLSQRPLELGADFSVASDTKALTGHSDLILGHVAVADSTHADKLLSWRTQVGAVPGPMEVWLAHRSLATLEMRLARQSSNALTVAEFLATRAEIHGLRWPGL; this comes from the coding sequence AGACCAGCAACGCAGGTTATTCGTGCCGGCTTACAACCTAAGGCGCAAGGTAAGCCATTCTCGCCCGGAGTGACATTCGCAGGCACCTATCACGCGTCGGGAGATATTGCAGAGATCCCTTATACCTACGGTCGGTATCATAACCCGACATGGACCCAATTTGAAAGCGCCCTCGCTGAGTTGGAAGGTGGTACGGCGGTCTCCTTTGCTTCGGGAATGGCGGCAGTGGCAGCAGTCTTCGGTTCCACTTTGAAGCGCGGAGACATTCTAGTCATGCCGTCCGATAGCTACTACACAACTCGGCTGCTCGCGGATGGGTTCTTCTCAAACATCGGAGTGCAGGTCCGCCGTGCTCCTACTGCGGGAGATGGACTAAGCAAGCTTCTCGACGGAGCACGATTACTCTGGCTTGAAACGCCGGCAAATCCAGGCCTCGACGTCTGCGATATCGCTGCTCTTTCAGAAGCCGCGCACAGGCAGAATCTGCTTGTGGCAGTGGATAACACGACTGCGACGGTACTGAGCCAGCGCCCGCTCGAACTCGGCGCCGACTTCTCGGTTGCTTCAGATACGAAAGCTCTCACCGGGCATTCTGACTTGATCTTAGGGCACGTCGCAGTCGCGGATTCGACACATGCCGACAAACTCCTTTCCTGGCGCACTCAGGTGGGTGCCGTGCCGGGGCCGATGGAGGTTTGGTTGGCGCATCGTTCGCTCGCAACTCTGGAAATGCGCTTAGCCAGGCAATCCAGCAACGCCTTGACTGTTGCCGAATTCCTGGCGACGCGTGCGGAAATCCACGGCTTGCGCTGGCCCGGTCTT